The following is a genomic window from Cinclus cinclus chromosome 7, bCinCin1.1, whole genome shotgun sequence.
GGCAGAGCGGGACAGagcgggccgggcggggcggggcagaGCGGGACAgagcgggccgggccgggccgggcggggcggggcagagcgggccgggccgggccgggccgggccgggccgggccgggccggcggggcggggcgggcgcggagcGCGACAgagcgggccgggccgggccgggccgggcggggcggggcggggcagagcgggccgggccgggccgggccgggcggggcggggcggggcagagcgggccgggccgggccgggccgggccggggcagAGCGGGACAgagcgggccgggccggggccgggggtcCCGTCGGGCGCGGCGCGGCCACGTGCAGCCCCGCGCGCTCCCACGGCTCGGCCCGGCCGTGACGTATCGAGGTGGAGGCGCGCGCCGCCCGCCGATTGGGCGGTGTTGGCGGCGCGGGGCGGTGGCCGCCCAATGGGCGCGGGGCGCGCAGGTGCCCGCGCGGTTATCTGCGCGCGGGGCGCGGCGCGGAGCGTCCCCGCGGCCGCCGGACACGCGGTCGGGGCGACGCGCGGAGCTGCGGGTTCCGCATCCCTCTCCCGCCGGATCGCGCGTGGGGCGCGTTGCCCGTAGTCCGCCGGGACGCGCCGTCGGTGGGGGCTCTTTCTCCCGGGATTCACGGTCTGTTGTTTTCGCCGCGCTGTCCCGGCTCGGCTTTCGCCGCTCTTCAGCCTGGACTTTGGAGGTGCGCGCCGCGGGAGTAGGCGGGCAGGCGCTGGGATTTTCCTGCTTCCCGACAAACTTCGTCTCTTGCTGTCGTTGAGATCCCGTGAGCGGCGAGGAGCCCGTCCCGCCCGCGGCCGGGCTCCCGGCGAGGGTCCCCACCGGAGCGGCCGCGGCGCGACTGGGAAGGACCCACGCTTGCTGATGCCCGCAGATGTTAGCGGTGGGACAGATGGATGCTAATCGCCAGAGCGCATTCGTCCTTAGCAGTGCGCCTCTAGCCGCGCTGCACAACATGGCCGAGATGAAGACCTCCCTGTTCCCCTACGCCCTGCAGAACCCCTCCGGTTTCAAGGCGCCGGCCCTGGGCGGACTCAACACTCAGCTCCCCTTGGGGACACCGCACGGAATCAGCGACATCCTGGGGCGGCCCGTGGGCAGTGCCAGCAACCTGCTGGGCGGCCTGCCCCGCATCAACGGGCTGGCGGCCTCGGCCGGGATGTACTTCAGCCCCGCTGCCGTCTCCCGCTACCCGAAGCCGCTGGCGGAGCTGCCGGGACGGCCGCCTATTTTCTGGCCGGGAGTGGTGCAAGGCTCTCCCTGGAGAGACCCCCGGCTCACCTGTCCCGGTAAGTGCGGCCGGTTCTTGCAGGGCGCGGGGAGCAGGCGGCCTGGGGTCCAGAGCCGGGGCGGCCCCAAGCCGGCGGATGAGCGCGGTggccggggcgggcggcagCAAGGCCCGGTGCGGGTCACTCGGTCTGTCCCGGACCGAGCCCCGCTTTAAAGCCGACGGACTCCCGAAGCGGCTCCGCAGCGCCTGGCGGGGCCTGGCTGCGGGCCGGGGGCAGGGCACAGTTCATCCCTGACGCAGCTCTTTCTCCGCTTCCAGCTCAGACTGGGATGGTTTTGGACAAGGACGGCAAGAAGAAGCACTCTCGACCGActttctctgggcagcagaTATTCGCTTTAGAGAAAACCTTCGAACAGACAAAATACTTGGCAGGACCGGAGCGCGCCCGGCTCGCCTACTCCCTGGGGATGACTGAGAGCCAGGTGAAGGTAGGTTCGTCTTGCGGGCTTCCACCTCTCCCGCTCCCTTCCCTTGCCGCGGCCGCTTTCTGCCATGTCGGTAATTACTAGCAGCCACGAACACTGCCCAATtattcagggattttttttttttttttttttttaagaatcagCTAGAATTAAAGTTACATTTCGATATTGGATAAATTTTAGGCTAATTTCTACCTATTTTGTGCTTAGAGCTCTCTATGCTGCAAACGATTTAAAATATAGACacattatatttaataaaaccCCCCATCACAACAACGACAAAAAGCCCCCCgcaggtaattttttttaaagggtcACTTTTCCACGAGCATCGTGtccactggcacttggcctgcAGGTGCATCTGAGTGTTGGGGCAGCACTGTAAGtcaaaaatacttatttttttctggctatGGTATTCTGTTTTCAACAAACGACTGTTCTGGGAAGCTGCTTATTTAATCGTCGTGCAGCCCCGCAGGGGTCCCCAGTGGGGTGCCCCCTTCCCAGGAGCCCTCCGAGGCTCTGCTCCGAGTGCCCGCAGCCCCGCGGTGCGCATGGGATGGGGTCAGCGGGAGCAGACGCGGGGCCGAGGCTGTGGCTGAGCTGTGCCCGGTGCCGGTGCCCAGGTTTGGTTCCAGAACAGACGGACCAAGTGGCGGAAGAGACACGCGGCAGAGATGGCCTCGGCAAAGAAGAAGCACGACTCGGAGACAGAGAAGCTGAAGGAGAGCTCGGACAATGAGGACGATGACGAATACAACAAGCCCCTGGACCCCAACTCAGACGATGAAAAAATCACGAGGCTATTGAAAAAGCACAAATCCACGAACCTGTCCCTCGtcagcccctgcagcaccagctcgGATACGTTGTGAGGGCGCGGGGCCGACGGCCGCACCGGGCAGCACGGCGGGGGTGAGTGAAAACTGGGTGTTTGAAGTGGTGTGTTGTACAGCCTAAGATGTATGtgaaatgtatatatatttttacagaataagttatgaatttattttctttctcatcgATGTAAATTTCTGAGAaattttttcaactttttgggttttgtgtccCTTTACTGTTTCCCGCTATTTCCTTTAGCTTTCCTGTTAATTTCCTGCTCCTAACAATCAGGTTTTGTTACGTTTTCTATCGGTCCCAAATCTGAGCTCAGCCACTTTGTATATAgtaaatttcagattttgtgaTGTATATTTCTAGTGTAAAAACGGCAGTTTTCTTTCACTCCGTCCCTCAGTGTTTTGGCAGTTTCATTTCTCCTGCCTCTGGATTTTATGcttaataatacaaaaaaaaaaccaaacaaaaaaacaaccacaaaaaaaccccccaatgCCCCCAAAAAAGCACGAGATGAAAATGGACACTTGATTTTACATTAGAATGTCTCCACACGTGTTGGAAAGGCTTTGTTATAaatcaataaattatttaaCAACCTTCTCCTTTAGCGAGTTTCTTCCCACATTTCTGTGCCAGGGGCCGGGGACACCAGAGCTTCTACAGGGTGCTGCCCGATGCTGCTCCgcaaaggaaaaggagcagctgCGTCCGGGGGAGGGCGGGCTGAGCCGGGAGAGCCCCGTCCCCTGCGGCACGGGAACCCGCGCCGTGGGACTGCCCGACAGGCCCGGAGAGGAGAGAGAGCCGGGGCTGAGCGTGCAGCCCGAACTGCCCCTGCAGCGCTTCGGGCGGGTGCTAGGGTCCGCTCCGGAGAGGGGAAGATAAGGGCTAGGATCCATTTCATTGCTCTGCCGGAGTACCGGCCGCGGCAAAAACCCGAGGCCGAAGCTGAGATCCGCGGCGGCGGCCTGCGAGCTCCAGCACCCTCCTAGGCCGTGCCCGAACCGGGCTTCTGGTGCCCGAACCGGGCTTCTGGGCTGGGCTTCGCGTGGTTCCGCGCCCGCCCAAGCGCTCCCAGACACCCGGGACTCCACGTTTCTCCCCTTGGCACACGCGAGTCCGGGCGCCTGTGAGCCGCTTGCGTTgttaagacttttttttgtttgtttttgttttgttttttaaaa
Proteins encoded in this region:
- the NKX6-2 gene encoding homeobox protein Nkx-6.2, encoding MLAVGQMDANRQSAFVLSSAPLAALHNMAEMKTSLFPYALQNPSGFKAPALGGLNTQLPLGTPHGISDILGRPVGSASNLLGGLPRINGLAASAGMYFSPAAVSRYPKPLAELPGRPPIFWPGVVQGSPWRDPRLTCPAQTGMVLDKDGKKKHSRPTFSGQQIFALEKTFEQTKYLAGPERARLAYSLGMTESQVKVWFQNRRTKWRKRHAAEMASAKKKHDSETEKLKESSDNEDDDEYNKPLDPNSDDEKITRLLKKHKSTNLSLVSPCSTSSDTL